In one window of Kiloniellales bacterium DNA:
- a CDS encoding glycosyltransferase has translation MICILHGYLLEGSGSNLWTRAIVQALCRQGAPVLLVCQEPHPEIYDFIAAAHLHEPDGSVTTLFERDTPYPGTCVLHKPRLGDTLPVYVGDIYEEFTRAVPMVELPDTEIEAYLERNHAVLRRLLTDPEVAAVHANHAVLMSVVAERACVEAGLPFSVMPHGSAIEYAVKVDPRFHALAASAFARAGRIFVHGPEMRRRVLETFPKLPDLDAKIAALPLGVDTRAFRPSPGPGRPGQIAALRKALASLPRGREPQAAARLQSRLRDGMSLEALTAALEEARGYDPKRPDGDAAEKLAALDWTDGDQLLFVGRLIASKGPQNIVAALPRILEARPKARLVVVGHGPLREVLEALVWALSQGRRGLVRDIVAWGRALEGGPAAAFEEIRLFFAALEAGGELEAYFEAAERLLAPERVVFTGYLTHAELKHLLPCCDVGIFPSIVAEAGPLVFLEALASGCFPLGTDFAGTAATIESLAEVLPAEATEGMKLRVDKALTVADIVDKATAALALEGRYRDDLRRAAEARYDWTAVAGKLAAELAALAQPTDARQ, from the coding sequence ATGATCTGCATCCTGCACGGCTATCTGCTGGAAGGCTCCGGCAGCAACCTCTGGACCCGCGCCATCGTGCAGGCGCTCTGCCGCCAGGGCGCCCCCGTGCTGCTGGTCTGCCAGGAGCCCCATCCGGAGATCTACGACTTCATCGCGGCGGCCCATCTCCACGAGCCCGACGGGAGCGTGACAACGCTCTTCGAGCGCGACACGCCCTATCCGGGGACCTGCGTCCTGCACAAGCCGCGCCTGGGGGACACCCTGCCGGTCTACGTCGGGGACATCTACGAAGAGTTCACCAGGGCCGTGCCGATGGTCGAGCTGCCCGACACCGAGATCGAAGCCTATCTCGAGCGCAACCACGCGGTGCTGCGCCGGCTGCTGACCGATCCCGAGGTCGCGGCGGTCCACGCCAACCACGCCGTCCTGATGTCGGTGGTGGCCGAGCGGGCCTGCGTGGAAGCCGGCCTGCCCTTCTCCGTCATGCCGCACGGCAGCGCGATCGAGTACGCGGTCAAGGTGGACCCGCGCTTCCACGCCCTGGCCGCCTCCGCCTTCGCCCGGGCCGGGCGGATCTTCGTCCACGGCCCCGAGATGCGGCGGCGCGTTCTCGAAACCTTCCCGAAGCTGCCGGACCTCGACGCCAAGATCGCAGCGCTGCCGCTGGGGGTCGACACCCGCGCCTTCCGGCCCAGCCCAGGCCCCGGGCGACCTGGGCAGATCGCCGCGCTTCGGAAGGCCTTGGCGTCGCTGCCGCGCGGGCGAGAGCCGCAAGCGGCGGCGCGGCTGCAGAGCCGGCTGCGGGACGGCATGAGCCTGGAGGCGCTGACGGCGGCCCTGGAGGAAGCGCGCGGCTACGACCCGAAGCGCCCCGACGGCGATGCCGCCGAGAAGCTGGCCGCCCTCGACTGGACCGACGGCGACCAGCTGCTCTTCGTCGGCCGGCTGATCGCCAGCAAGGGCCCCCAGAACATCGTCGCCGCACTGCCGCGGATCCTCGAGGCCCGTCCTAAGGCCCGCCTGGTGGTCGTCGGCCACGGCCCGCTGCGCGAGGTCCTGGAAGCCCTGGTTTGGGCCCTGTCCCAGGGCCGGCGCGGGCTGGTCCGGGACATCGTGGCCTGGGGCAGAGCGCTGGAAGGCGGCCCGGCGGCGGCCTTCGAGGAGATCCGGCTGTTCTTCGCGGCCCTGGAGGCCGGCGGGGAACTGGAGGCCTACTTCGAGGCCGCGGAACGGCTGCTGGCGCCGGAGCGGGTGGTCTTCACCGGCTACCTGACCCACGCGGAGCTGAAGCACCTCCTGCCCTGCTGCGACGTCGGGATCTTCCCCTCCATCGTCGCCGAGGCCGGGCCCTTGGTCTTCCTCGAGGCCCTGGCCTCGGGCTGCTTCCCGCTCGGCACCGACTTCGCCGGCACGGCGGCCACGATCGAGTCCCTGGCCGAGGTCCTGCCCGCCGAGGCCACCGAGGGCATGAAGCTGCGCGTCGACAAGGCGCTCACCGTCGCCGACATCGTCGACAAGGCCACGGCCGCGCTTGCCCTGGAGGGCCGCTACAGGGACGACCTGCGCCGCGCCGCAGAGGCACGCTACGACTGGACCGCCGTCGCCGGCAAGCTCGCCGCTGAGCTCGCGGCCTTGGCTCAGCCGACGGACGCCCGCCAGTGA